One region of candidate division KSB1 bacterium genomic DNA includes:
- a CDS encoding DUF433 domain-containing protein, whose amino-acid sequence MENQYVEKRDDCFWISGTRVSLDSVVFAFLDGLAPETIVAECFPVLTLEQVYGAITYYLSHRVEINVYLKNAESEFKTLHKNTNETAFSKKMGEARRQIQISQE is encoded by the coding sequence ATGGAAAATCAATATGTAGAAAAACGCGATGATTGTTTTTGGATTTCAGGAACACGGGTCTCGCTTGATTCGGTAGTGTTTGCCTTTTTGGACGGTCTGGCTCCGGAAACTATTGTCGCAGAGTGTTTTCCTGTTCTTACGTTAGAGCAAGTTTATGGAGCAATTACTTATTATTTAAGTCATAGGGTGGAAATAAATGTTTATCTCAAAAATGCTGAATCTGAGTTCAAGACTCTCCATAAAAATACCAATGAAACAGCCTTTTCTAAGAAAATGGGTGAGGCTCGCAGACAAATTCAGATTTCACAAGAATGA